GGGAGAGTGTTGGGCACGTTTGGAACATGAAGGCGGCCAGCGAGGCCAGAGCGTGGAAAGCAAGGTGGGGCCTCGTGGCTGCTGTAGGCTCTTTGGCTTTTCCTCTGAGTGTAGGGGAGAGCCTGGGGGATGGTCTGAGCAGAGGAGATTCACATTCCTGTGACTACTGTGCTGAGAATAGAGCAGAGCAGGCAAGGGTGGAGGCAGGGACACCACCAGGAGCCAGTGTAGGGATCCAGGGGAGGGATGGTGGGCTCCAGATGAATTCTGAAGGCAGAGCCAGGAGATCGGCTGACAGATGGGAAGTAGGGGGTGAGAGGGAAGAGGCGTCAGGATGGTGCTCAGGATTCTGGTCCAAGTAACGGGAAGGCAGGGGCTGGCAAGGAACAGGGGGGAGCACGTGTGGGGGTGGATGGGAATTGGGAATTCGGCTTTGGACTTGATGGGTCTGAGATGCCTGTTCAACATGCTCAGTAGGCAGCTGACATACAAGCCTGGAGTTTGCAAGAGAAATTTGGGAGTCTCTGGCatatagatgatatttaaagtcaGGAACATGTACTATTTGCCAGATACAGGCACTAAGGCAGTCGATATGCACCAAAACCTTCTAATgtacttactattattattttcatcttgcagatgtggaaactgaggctcagagagaagtgaCTTGCTCCAAGTCTCACAGTTCCTTGATGGCAGAGCTGATTCAAACCTGGGGTACCTGACCAAGGGTCTTTTCTCCTAGCCCCTCACTTCCACAGGGATGCccttgtttaatattttatggcATGTCGTATATGAAAAGTGGATATAATTTGGTTCAGGGCACTGGGTAATCCAGTAAAGAGGAGGACATAGCAAACCGAGTCACCTAGTGAGGGCACACACTGAATCTGTGGGAATCCTTGAGGTAAGACTGATCAGGAGGGATGGCAGGGTGTACAGACTGACCTGAAGACTTTTGAGGGACAGGGAACAGGGAGCCATTGATGGTTCTTGAGGGCTATATGCTATATGTAGCCAGAGCAACTCTTGAAAAAGACCCCTCAGACATGGGCATGCAGGAGGACCAGAGAGGAGGAAATAGGTCTGGAAGTTGTCGACACTGCCCAGGTGTGAAGGATTCAGGTTGAGCCAGTGAGAACGAGGAGAGAGTGAGGAAGCTGAGCACCACCAGACATGGCTGGCAGAATCAGTGCTTGATGCGGCGTAGGGGCTGAAGGTGAGAAATGAGTCAAGGGCAAAATTACAGACCAGTGGggcagatgggaggtgggggatgacGCCAgcctgaacaaaaaaaaaaaaaaaaaagggggaagctGGTCAAGAGGAACTTGGTCCCGCCTTTCTTGTTCTTGGGCTGAGTGAACCACAgagggacagatttttttttcaggacccCACAGACTAGACTGGCCAGGCTACAAGGTAGAGAGAGCTAAGGTATCTGACAGCAGGCAAGAGGAGGCtagaggatggggtggggtgcaGTGGGTGTCTTTGATCGGAACTGGTTGGGGCTGGGAGAGTTAGGAAACATCCATCTCAAGGTCAAAGTCCTGAGTTAATGACATCGAGGAGGGAGAGAGGTTGCTTGAGACAAAAAGCCTAGGACGGAGCCCCAGGCACGCTTCATGCTTCTAGCCTTGTGTACCCTCGGACCAGTTTCTTAACCACTGTGGTTGGTccctaatttcctcatctgtgaaatgtagATAATATACTTCTTACCtcctagggttgttgtgagaacaAAATAAACTAATAGGTGTAATTGCTGAGAAGCCTGTCCAGCCTGTGGTGAAAGCTCAGAGATGCTACTGAGAAGAGGAGCCCAAAGAGAGTGCAGGGAAGAACCCTAGCCCGAATCCCAATGGAGAGGATTGTCACAAAGGGAAGTGGTTCCCAGTGATGACAAGGAGATTCATCAAACCAGCTGGAGACGAGGAAGGTTACATAAATCACCTCAGTTAATTTTCCTAGCAATATCAACATGCCCACGTTTCAGATTGAAGACAGGGAGGCTCATGGACTTGTTCTTGGTCACACAATCAGAAACAGGTGGGAGAGGGACTGGGACCCAGGGCTCTAGAGAATGAATGCTTCCAGAGCATCTGCGGGTAACCACTGCCATGTGGGGCAGCGGTTACCCATCCCCTCTTAAAGGGGATGGGAAGTTCAGAGAGTGGCCATGGGTGGTTGAAAGGCCCAGAGAAAGTGGCTTCCCCAGAGTGTGAGGGCCTTAGTGCTAAAAATTAAATCACACATGAGCAGAGAGGAAATGGTAGTGGGAGGTGTAGACCACACACGGGAGAAGTTTGGTCATGAATTAAAGAAGAGATAGGAGGACAGCGTGTTGGGGATCAAGGGGAGGTTTTATAGCAGCAGAGACCCTAGATCGTGTCatcagcagaggggaaggggaccACGGAAAGGGGGAACACAAAGAGCCAGAAGGGGGGAGTGTAACTGAGGGAAGGAGCCCTCCTGGAGTGGAGAAGGAATGAGAGCAAAGCCACAGTTGAAGAAATTTAGGTTTGACGGAAGGCAGGAAATGGCTACAACCCACAAGGAGGCTGTAAACTAGATAGGAAAGAGTCAATGAGTGCCTTGGTTGGATTCTTCTGCCTCATTCAAGACAGGAGAATTCAGGTGTGTCTCATGAAGTGGTGGCACACACTGAACCAAAAAGAATTCATGCTGGAGTGAGGGTGCCCCTGAGATAGAATGTAAGCTGTGCTCAAGCTATAGTTCAGAAATTTGTAAgcgtccacccatccatccacccatccttcaTCTATCaaccatcatccatccattcattcacccacccatccatctgaCCATCCACCTCTTATCCattcaataaacatattttactgagcacctactgggtgCTAAGTCCTGGAGCTATGGGTCGGAACACAGAAAATATCCTGTTTTCAAGTTCACAATCTTCCATGTAAGACCCGGGAAGCAAACCAGTGCTCACAGTGCAACGTGACGAAAACATGATAGGGAAGCCAGTGacctgtgaggacacagaggaaggtgggggccaaaggaaggaagtggggatTTAAGCTGTGATCTAAGAAGGGTAGGAGTGGAAGGAAGTGGGGTGTTCCAGACAGGGGGAAGAGCCTGTACAAAGGCTTGGGTGTCAGTGAGAGTCTGGCATTttcaaggaactgaaagaaggtCCATGTGGCTAGAATAAAGTAatggggtgggcagtggggctgggggcaaAAGTTGAGTCTGGAAAAGTCCGTGAGAATCTGGACTTCATCCTGAGGGCAAGGGGGAGGTATGGAAggattttgagaggggagagccTTGCTCAGATTTGTGTTCTGGAAAGAGGTCTGGGCTTTAGAGAGGAGAGTGGACTGGAGGGGTACGTGGGGGAACTGGGAGACGAGTGTTGGGCTGTGGTCCAACAGAGAGATGGTGGGAGAAGGGGACTGACTCAAGACACATCCAGGTGGCAGGCTGAACAGGCCTTGCCCATTGAccatgagaggggaggggaagcccAGGGTAACGACTACTGCTGTGTTTCTGACCCAAGGAATCAAGCCGACCGACAACCTGTCAGGAAAGGCTGACTCACCAGTGAGCACATTAGGCCCTTTGGACAGGAGGGTGGGACACATTTTGGGATTGGGGGATTGGGGTAACATCTGGGACCTTCGCGTCTCAGCCCCCACGGGCAGGACAAGACCATACAGTCTCAGCCGTCAGAGGATGGGGCTGAATGGATGAAAGGCTGGATCCTTACTGGGGTGTTCCAGGCAAGTCACTGCATCTCCTGGAGCCTCAGCTGACATGGGACATGCCACCCCAGTGACAACTGTGATCTGCAATTTGAAGACGATAAAGAGCTTCCATCTCAGAAATCTGTCCCCTGCTCAAGGGCTTGCGGCTAAGTTCTCGGGGTTGTGACAACAGCCTCCCAGCCCACAGCAGAGCCAGAGGTGGTGCgggacccctccctccctcgctttCAGGGTGAGGGCCCCAGACTCTGGCCGGTGCAGCCCCTTCAAGCTAAAGTGGGGACATAGCGATCCTCTCCACTCCCCAAGGAACTCCCCGTGGCAGTGGTTtcggggctggggcaggaagggtgACAGGTGTACAGGCGGCGTGTCTAGTCAGCTTGAGTCAGAGGTGTTGAGACAGGCAGTCACCCTGGCTTCCTCCTCCCACTCAGGTCCAATTCCCCTTTACCTCTGTGGTCCTACTAGGCCTTCATCCGCTCTGCTTTCCCTGCCTGTGCCCTGGCCTTTCCTCCAGCGCCCTCTCCGCTGCCACCCTCCATAGAACTCTGCCTCACCACCGCCTCCTCCAGGGAGCGTTCCTGATTCCCCTGACCGACTTCCAAGCCCTAGAGTCTGCACAGCACCGTAAAGGTCTCTCGAGGCCCTTAGCATAGTCACGGACTCTAGGACATTCCATCTGGAAGGTCCCTTAGAATCCATTTCATAGCTGGGAGAACTGAGGAGGAATGAGCCACTTAATCCCGGGCAAGGAAACCACCTCTAAAATGTCCCTGGTCTGTGCTGCCTCCAAAGTGAGGCGGAGAGGTGCTCTGTGCCCCACGGTTCCTCCCCAGACTCCAGCTCCGGCTCGCCTCCTTGTCCTCGTCTTCCGCCCCCTCTTCCCCGGTCAAGCCTCCCTGAAAGCGTCCTGTGTGCTGGTGCTGGGGATACACACGGTGGTGGATGTGTCTCATGGTCTATGGTCTCCATGTCACATCGGGACCGTTTCCCCCAACAGAGTCCTGTGCTGTTTCTCTCATTTATCTCTGCACCCACGCTAAGTGCTTCCCTCGTGTGAAatgccccctcctccttctctattttttttttaaactttttaatgtttatttttgagattgagagagagagagagagagagagagagaatccgaagcaggctccaggccctgagctgtcagcacagagcctgacgcggggctcgaactcacagactgtgggatcatgacctgagcccgagtcggacctcaactgactgagccacccagctccccgGTGTGAATCCTCCCAGTCACAAGGCTCACTGACTGCCGCCTCCATGAAGCCCTCCAAGGTTTCTCATCCAGAAGCAACATCTCCCTGCCGTGGGCCCCAGCCCTTTATGTCACCTGTACATTCCTGTGTTGGGGCCAGGCCTCGTCCCCTCTGCCAGCTGCTGCACACCCTCCCATGGCCCCTGGCACAGCACCTGGCATGCAGCAGGTTCTTGTTGGCATGCTTGCTGCTCTGATCCCTCCCTTGCTAGGCATCCTGCACCAGCCCAGGGCTAGTCCAGAACCTTCTGCTCCTGCTGTCACAACCAATTCCCTAGAAGGAACAGGGGAATTTGGGTCCTTCTGGAGAAAAATTCTGAGTCTGTGGCAGAACAAGGGGGACTCAAACCCCACTCAGGGGGTTTCCCCggcagtgggggctggggtggcctCGCCGGTAATAAAGCTGCTAATTGTCATCTTAACAGTCCCCTGTTGTCCAACACAGAAGAGCATTCCGTGGCCTCTGTGGTGGGTGGAAAAGCCACTGGGCAGAGGGACTGGAGGACAGAGAGGGTCATGAGACACTCCGCCCATCAGGGGCAGTATCGGCAGAGacatcctctgcccctcctaggCCCCAGGCCCTCCCCAAGCACCTCTGATCATTGGCATTTCCCCTGGGCCTAAGGCTCTGTCTCCAGGCCAGAGCTGCTCTTTCCCGGGCACAGTCACCAAGGGCACTGGCACCCGTTCTCCTGACCAGACTGGCTTCCTCCAGCTCTGCAGGATGGGGCCTGCCAGCTACCTCTCTGTTTGGGGTGGAGGTTACCCCCACTGTCTGCAGGAAGCCAGCACCGAAGATGAGTGCGGGCAGGAAGATCCActcccttctctgctctgctGCACAGGCAGATGGCAGCCTGTCCCGGAGACAGGGAGAATGGCTCAGCCAGACAGGCTGGGGGCAAGAACCCCTCTAGCTGCGGCTTGAGGAGTGGGTGATGTGAGCCtatgagaagcagagaaatgctGCTGTGAGATCCACTAAGAGAGGACCCCATCTTTCTCAGATCTGCCATTCCGGCAGGGTCCCTGGGACAGTCCAAACATCCCTCCACGGGTGGtgaagtgaggcccagagagggtctATGagctgcccaaagtcacatggcaagATGGTGACAGAGGATCCTGCCCGAGGGACGTTTTGCCATGGACGGgcactccccctcccctccccgcatGAAGCGAAGCAGCCATAGCCTGCCAAAGTGGCCCTGGGGGACAAGGAGGAGCACTGGCCTCGCCCTCCCTTGATCTTGACCATGGCTTCCTTTCACAGGTGCCCTGTGAGGACCGGCAGGCAGGATTACAGTCTGAGCACCTCCCTTGGTGGGGCTGGGTTTCAACAAACAGCGCCTGCTGTGGTTATCATCACCGCTGATGACAATTTAACAATGGCTCCAGGTTAACCCAGAGCCAGCTGTGCTGAGAGGGCCCCGTGCACCTGACAACATGTTGCAGGGGCCTCATCTCAGCTGCTCCTGGTCCCTTGGGATACAGTGGAGCCAGGCCTGGATCCCATGTGTTAAGACCAAGGTCTGGGGTCACCCTGTTGAGATGCTGTCCACCTGGAAGCGGGCACAGGACTCTCCTCCTGGTTAAGGGACTCCCACCGTCTGGCCCAGGGGAGCCCTAGGCAGACAATTGGCCACTTTCTCTGGTGGCCGGGGGTGTGGCCCCCGGGGATCATGCTGCAGCCCATGGGGTGGATGGAAAGTCTGTTCAGGGCCTGGCTCGTGCTGGACCCTGACCACGTGTCCACTGTAGACCAGGTCCTCACAGACCCTTGCGTGCTGTTCTGCAACCCAGGATGGGGTGCCCCATGTGGGGGAACCGGGCTTCCAATCTGCAGAGGCGCCCATTTGGATTAAATGGTGATTAAAACCTGTCGGGCTCTGGTCTCCTGTGTCAGGGCCCTGCTTGGGGAACCCCCCCAACCAAAGTCGTGTGGGCCCCAGGCCTTTCTCAGAATGAGATGGAGCAGGGGCACTCCCTGTGAAGATGCCCTGTGCCCATGTGGCCTGcggactccccctcccccccaggagGCCTTCCTGGAGGCGGAGGGGGAAGCTCTTCCAGGCCTGGACCTCAGGTGCCGAAGCAGCCCCCTTGGCTCCTGCCTGgctgtccccaccccacacacaggGCACGATGGTGCTTGAAGGAGGCTCACCAGCCTCGGGGCAGATGCTAACCCGGTTTAGGATAGAGGCTTCTCAGCCCTGCTAATAGAGGAACCAAGAAATGTCCCTGTGAAAAGAGAAGTATGTCACTGTCGTAGCCCCCGGACACACATACCCCACCTCTGTCCTCAGCTGAGTGCCCATTCTCTGGAAAGCCACAAACATTCCAAGACCGCATTTGTGCTGAATCATCTTCAAACTTCACTGCTGTAGGGAGGCATTTTGGGGGGGGAGGTGACAGGAGGTGGGGCAAGGTCCCCAAAGAGGTTAAATAGGTCACCTCCACACTTGGCTGTCATCCTCGTCTCTCCTGGAGCAGAGGGATCCACACGCACAGATCCTCTCCCGGGCTCCTGGCACCATGATGTCCCtgaagctgctgctgctggtcacGCTCCTCCTGGGGGCTTCTCTGCAGGTCGCCCACGCAGGTGAGGGCAGAGGAGTGTGGCCGAGGAAGGCGCCCTggacaggaggggtgggggcactgAGATCATAGCAGCAACACTCACTATTTATGCATGAGTTACAGCCCACCTGCTCCTGCAGAAGGGGGAGGCCAGTGGCAGCCGTAGGACTTTGAGGGAGGCAGTCAAGGGAAAatgaggaggagggtggggaggatggagaggaggaTGCGGGCCCCGAGCTTGGGGATCAGCTTGGGGAGGAGCAAAGTTCTGGCCCGTCTCGCGCCGCAGTGGTTGTGGGGCAATGACCGTGGCTGTGCTTTGACAGTGGAACACGACCCCTTCTTAGGAGTATTGGTTAGCATCTGTTTTATTAATGGGTCTACACTGAGGGAATCAGCATGAACGCGGCTAGTTCCCAGAGCATGTGCAAGAGGGAGGTTTATATGCAGTTGGGGGGGAAAGGACAAAGTAAGACGGGATGTGGGAACACAGCTGATTAGCGCCCAGCCTTTGCCCGTGACTGCTCGTTTACTCTCACTTCTGTAAGTCACCGGTCAGGGCAGCATCGTGGGCTAGTCAGACCAAGTTCTGCCCCCGAGATGGCTGGAGGACAGTTGGGGGCTTCTTAGAAAACACTCTAGCATGGCATTAATTAAAGCCACACATCTCTGGTTTGCCTGTTTGCAAGTATTGGTACTTTATCTTGTGCAAAGATAAGGAAGCCGAACCCCAGGAAAGTGTCTTCACACCTTGGGCTTCCCCAtagtcatctgtgaaatggggtagGGATAGTACCTGTCTCTAGGTGCACTGCGGAGGACCAAATGAGCTCCTGCAGGCAgaggcccagcccagagcctggcccgGAGGAAATTCCAGGGTGGTTTGGGGCTGGTATTTGAGTGTGTGCACGCACAGGTGCACACTCATGCAGACACACGGGGACAACACATAGATGCATGCCAGTATATGTGCACAGACCCCCTGAACACACACAGAGACGTgctaggacacacacacaaacacccaggACCCCCGCGGCACACAGATCTCACACACAAATGtgtacacacagatacacacacacacacagacactcaaagacacaccttcacagacacacacagagacatgcacacacaacTCCTCCCAAACAAACACAGATATACGCACAGAGAGACACATAAGCACACAGGGACACCCCCCCAAGCACAGAGACctcatgcacacacgtgtgcacatactgacacacacagacacacactcacaagATCCCCCTACCAAGAgactcccaaacacacacacgtggacCCCCTCtgataccacacacacacacacacacacacagacatgcacacggACTCCCCTCCACAGCCatggaccccccccaccccccacacagaCACTCACAGAACACCTGTTCCTGTCTCCCCTCTCCGTAGCTCGAGGAACCAATGTGGGCCGGGAGTGCTGCCTAGAGTACTTCAAAGGGGCCATCCCTCTCAGAAGGCTGACAGGGTGGTATAGGACCTCGGGGGAGTGTTCCAAAGACGCCATCGTGTAAGTGTGCCCTGACCccaccctctgtccccacccttgcTCCTGGGAGCTCAGTCTGGGAGAACGCAGACCCAGGAGCTCCCAGAAGGGccactggggagaggagagagcagggctTTTGTGGTCCCCTTCCCACTCAGGCCCTGCTCCTCAGGGAAGCCCCTGCACCCCACATTGTGACACCCAAAAAAACCCAGGCTGTGAGGTTCAACTCTTCATTGAtttatggggaaactgagggcctgagagagacagagcagccCCATGTCACACGGGCAGTCCAAAGCCAATGTGGTCACTTCCCATGGCTTGGTCTGAGCCGGGCCCCCCCTGTGCACCCCTAATTCCTAGGCTTTAGGTGGGCATGGGTGTAGCTGAAGTAGGGGGGCAGAGGCTTTGCAGTTCTGGCTCCCTGGGAGGGCCAGGACTGGCAGGGACCTTGGGAAGGTCAAGAATCACTGAGGATAGAGCCTGATGTCCCAGATCTGTCACCAATGTGCtatgtgacttcaggcaagttcTTGCTCCTCTCAAGGCCTCAGGGTCCTGATCAGTGCAGAGCAAGGCTGATCCTGGGGCTCTGGGAGGCCTTCTTGCCCTGACGCCCCCTGGATGGGGTTTCTCCCTTTTGTGTAGGTTTGTAACTATCCATGGCAAGTCCATCTGTTCCGACCCCAAGGACACCAGGGTGAAGAAGACAGTCAGATATTTGCAAAGCATCATGAACCCTGTGCCCCAAGAGTCCTGATTTCTGCCTGGACCATTTGGAGACTTCCTGCCTCAGTTCACAACTCCAACCCCAAGCTGCCTGAGTCCAGTGAAGGCCCTACAAGGACAAAGAGGACCCCTGCCCTCTTTTCTGGTCTGGAACCATGGCATGAAAGAGCCATGATTAAAGTCTCTTTGTACCTTAGTCTGGGCCAGCGTGTTCTGTCCACCTAGCCTGTCAACACTGGAAGGGCCCTCAAGAACATCTACCTGG
The Panthera uncia isolate 11264 chromosome E2 unlocalized genomic scaffold, Puncia_PCG_1.0 HiC_scaffold_19, whole genome shotgun sequence genome window above contains:
- the CCL17 gene encoding C-C motif chemokine 17 isoform X1 — protein: MHTRVHILTHTDTHSQDPPTKRLPNTHTWTPSDTTHTHTHTQTCTRTPLHSHGPPPPPTQTLTEHLFLSPLSVARGTNVGRECCLEYFKGAIPLRRLTGWYRTSGECSKDAIVFVTIHGKSICSDPKDTRVKKTVRYLQSIMNPVPQES
- the CCL17 gene encoding C-C motif chemokine 17 isoform X2, giving the protein MMSLKLLLLVTLLLGASLQVAHAARGTNVGRECCLEYFKGAIPLRRLTGWYRTSGECSKDAIVFVTIHGKSICSDPKDTRVKKTVRYLQSIMNPVPQES